The Clostridium sp. AWRP genome has a window encoding:
- a CDS encoding helix-turn-helix transcriptional regulator, producing the protein MYEWQKQIQIIVDEIDKCIKNYNDEALTLCFLSRRLGYSEFYTTRKFKEVSGMQFRDYLGHRKLAFALKEVRDSEKSILDIAFDYGFSSHEAFTRAFKRTYGVTPSEYRKKPNPVVLRTKISTFDRYFLGLGEIGMIKSTDDVKIYFVTIPAHKFLHIKNYESNGYWDFWQKQSLIPGQDCETICGLLDSIKGKLDDDGGSESNSGSGQIMAYINDPEGRLCDWSIPRTECYGVRLPIDYKGEVPPQMLMIDVPESEYIVFEHGPFDYEQENRSVEEKIEKAMATFDFSGTSYCFDTSPGRIIYLYYDPERFFKYIRPVRK; encoded by the coding sequence ATGTACGAGTGGCAGAAGCAAATTCAAATAATCGTTGATGAAATTGACAAATGTATTAAAAATTATAATGATGAAGCCTTGACACTATGCTTTCTTTCTCGAAGGCTGGGTTATTCTGAATTTTATACAACGAGGAAATTCAAAGAAGTATCGGGTATGCAATTTAGGGATTATCTAGGGCATAGAAAATTAGCCTTTGCACTAAAAGAGGTTCGGGATAGTGAAAAAAGCATTTTGGATATTGCCTTTGATTATGGTTTTTCATCACATGAAGCTTTTACCAGAGCTTTCAAGAGGACATATGGGGTAACTCCAAGTGAATACAGAAAAAAGCCTAATCCTGTCGTTCTTCGTACAAAAATAAGCACTTTCGACCGCTACTTTTTAGGATTGGGAGAGATTGGTATGATAAAATCTACAGATGATGTTAAAATTTATTTTGTAACCATTCCCGCACACAAATTTTTGCACATTAAAAACTATGAGAGTAATGGATATTGGGATTTTTGGCAAAAGCAAAGTCTTATTCCAGGACAGGACTGCGAAACAATCTGCGGCTTACTGGATAGTATCAAGGGCAAATTGGATGATGATGGTGGGAGCGAATCTAACAGCGGCAGCGGTCAGATTATGGCGTACATTAATGATCCGGAAGGCAGACTTTGCGATTGGAGTATTCCACGTACAGAGTGTTATGGAGTACGTCTTCCTATTGATTATAAAGGCGAAGTACCACCACAAATGCTTATGATTGATGTTCCTGAATCCGAGTATATTGTTTTTGAACATGGGCCATTCGATTATGAGCAGGAAAATCGTAGTGTGGAGGAAAAGATTGAAAAGGCAATGGCAACTTTTGATTTTTCTGGCACTAGTTACTGTTTTGATACTTCTCCCGGTAGAATAATTTATTTGTATTATGATCCAGAACGATTTTTTAAGTATATCAGACCAGTGAGAAAGTAA
- the istA gene encoding IS21 family transposase: MIKLLQKQKIILKHIEGMSNRAIARELHISKDTVNKYIKEYQNQKSELLQTNPEMDPSELIQAIVEKPKYNSDGRRPTKVTPEMMEEIEVLLELNRKKRAEGRQKQTLKKLDIHEELLKKGFNISYATVKRLVKEICEKHKEAFIRQEYDYGDVCEFDWGEVKLNIGEEGFKKYQMAVFTAAKSNYRFAMLFKSQDTPAFQQAHADFFEHCQGSFRSMVYDNMKVAVRKFVGPYEKEPTKALMGLYIYYGFNFRFCNIAAGNEKGHVERSVEFVRRKAFKIKECFDSISDANKHLLECCMQINSKPISNDTVPLEVFHQEKMHLNPRLPIFESCIALEYRVDKYSTIIISQNHYSVPDFLVGKMLLVKVYTDKIVIYHENIIVAVHKRNYLNHSWNIQLKHYLKTLYKKPGALHKSTALLQEDTKIQNIFNKYYSKDAKTFLEVLEIIYERGVDDVASALIKLERISPLDMSRDKVMAICDYTSQTKYSTRKNYTDTLSEKSRTSLSLYNKLANLQFERTV, encoded by the coding sequence GTGATTAAATTGTTACAGAAACAGAAAATTATTTTAAAACACATTGAAGGAATGAGCAATAGAGCCATTGCAAGGGAGTTACATATTAGCAAGGATACCGTCAACAAGTATATTAAAGAATATCAGAATCAAAAGTCAGAATTACTACAAACTAATCCAGAAATGGACCCTTCAGAGCTTATTCAAGCAATTGTAGAGAAACCTAAATACAATTCTGATGGACGCAGACCTACTAAAGTAACACCTGAAATGATGGAGGAAATTGAAGTCCTTTTAGAACTCAACCGTAAAAAACGTGCAGAAGGAAGACAAAAACAAACTCTCAAGAAACTTGATATACATGAAGAATTGTTAAAAAAAGGGTTTAATATAAGTTATGCCACTGTAAAACGTCTTGTAAAAGAGATATGTGAAAAACACAAGGAAGCCTTTATTCGCCAGGAATATGATTATGGTGACGTGTGTGAATTTGACTGGGGAGAAGTTAAACTTAATATAGGTGAAGAAGGCTTTAAAAAATATCAGATGGCAGTATTTACTGCTGCTAAAAGCAACTATCGCTTTGCAATGTTGTTTAAATCACAAGATACTCCAGCATTTCAACAGGCACATGCTGATTTTTTTGAACACTGTCAGGGTTCTTTTAGAAGTATGGTTTATGACAATATGAAAGTTGCAGTTAGAAAGTTTGTCGGGCCCTATGAAAAAGAACCAACAAAAGCTCTTATGGGACTCTATATATATTACGGATTCAATTTTCGATTTTGCAACATTGCTGCTGGAAATGAGAAAGGACATGTAGAGAGAAGCGTTGAATTTGTAAGAAGAAAAGCATTTAAAATTAAGGAATGTTTTGACTCTATTTCAGATGCTAACAAGCATCTATTAGAATGCTGTATGCAGATAAATAGTAAACCTATTTCTAATGATACAGTTCCATTAGAAGTATTTCATCAGGAAAAAATGCATTTAAATCCACGCTTGCCTATATTTGAAAGCTGTATTGCCCTAGAATATAGAGTAGACAAATATTCGACTATTATAATAAGTCAAAATCATTATTCAGTACCTGATTTCCTTGTTGGGAAAATGCTGCTAGTTAAAGTATATACAGATAAAATTGTTATTTATCATGAAAATATCATTGTTGCAGTTCATAAAAGAAACTATCTTAATCACAGCTGGAATATTCAGCTCAAACATTATCTTAAAACTCTATATAAAAAACCAGGTGCCCTACATAAAAGCACAGCACTGCTTCAAGAGGACACCAAAATACAAAACATATTCAACAAATATTATAGCAAAGATGCAAAAACATTTCTAGAAGTTTTAGAGATTATCTATGAAAGAGGTGTTGATGATGTTGCCAGTGCCTTAATAAAATTAGAAAGAATATCGCCACTGGATATGAGTAGAGATAAAGTGATGGCTATTTGCGATTATACTTCACAAACTAAATACAGTACTAGGAAAAACTATACAGATACCCTGTCGGAAAAGTCAAGGACAAGCCTTTCTTTGTACAATAAGCTTGCTAATCTACAATTTGAAAGGACGGTATAG
- the istB gene encoding IS21-like element helper ATPase IstB yields the protein MKIKFNEEIKEFCNILKLRGIHDHFEEVIEESRDYEEFLHKLLLLEIDEKDKRGVECRIRNAKFPYRKYLDDIDIKYLPEGMQKKLPELSTLAFIEKGQNVILVGNPGTGKTHVSIGLGIKACMEGYKVLFTTIPLLITKLKECNSQKTLTYFERRFEKYDLVIADELGYISFDKEGAELLFTNLSLRASRKSIIITTNLSFDRWEEIFADPVITSAMVDRLTHKAHIIDMTGDSYRLHESLSQC from the coding sequence ATGAAAATAAAATTCAATGAAGAGATTAAAGAATTCTGCAATATACTCAAACTCAGAGGAATACATGACCACTTTGAGGAAGTTATTGAGGAATCCAGAGATTATGAAGAATTTTTGCACAAACTACTGCTGCTTGAGATTGATGAAAAAGATAAACGTGGAGTTGAGTGCCGGATACGTAATGCAAAGTTTCCATATAGAAAATACCTTGATGATATTGACATAAAATATCTGCCTGAAGGTATGCAGAAAAAGCTTCCTGAACTCAGTACTCTGGCATTTATAGAAAAAGGTCAAAACGTAATTTTAGTAGGTAATCCAGGTACAGGTAAAACGCATGTAAGTATAGGACTAGGTATAAAAGCTTGTATGGAAGGATACAAAGTGTTGTTTACCACTATTCCATTGCTAATAACTAAGCTTAAGGAATGTAACAGCCAGAAAACATTAACTTATTTTGAACGTAGATTTGAAAAGTATGACTTAGTAATAGCAGATGAACTTGGATATATTTCTTTTGATAAAGAAGGTGCTGAGCTGCTTTTTACAAATCTTTCTTTAAGGGCATCAAGAAAATCAATAATAATAACCACCAATTTATCCTTTGACAGATGGGAAGAAATATTTGCTGACCCAGTTATAACAAGTGCTATGGTAGACAGGCTTACACACAAAGCACATATCATAGACATG